A section of the Branchiostoma lanceolatum isolate klBraLanc5 chromosome 19, klBraLanc5.hap2, whole genome shotgun sequence genome encodes:
- the LOC136425504 gene encoding uncharacterized protein has protein sequence MRVKMAESCRDQGPVDDEGANKTVERRGTQEEDQSIDIDDVFSRLQGLVHRAEAVVDRLSNLETDMVTKATEMVTVVRRRHYSDDDIPDLFRSLTKVTDAGDDGSRRNSLLRTYSLNDEDLVSVDSIKLEYKRNSLAPDQNSGAIRKQFKTDSEKKVFSPENPCTVERTKALPTKPYRDKTELQLQPRMDRRNNRLWFQNKMGDVILLEEHDMEEVFETKL, from the exons ATGAGAGTTAAAATGGCGGAGAGTTGTCGTGACCAGGGTCCAGTTGATGACGAGGGGGCAAACAAGACGGTAGAGAGGCGGGGAACTCAAGAGGAAG ACCAGTCCATAGACATAGACGATGTATTCAGTCGGTTGCAGGGATTGGTGCACCGGGCCGAGGCTGTGGTTGACAGGCTGTCAAACCTAGAAACAGACATGGTTACCAAGGCAACGGAAATGGTGACCGTAGTAAG GAGACGACATTACAGCGATGACGACATCCCCGACTTGTTCCGATCTTTAACGAAAGTAACCGACGCTGGGGATGATGGGAGCAGACGAAACTCCTTACTTCGCACGTACTCCTTAAACGATGAGGACTTAG TTTCAGTTGACTCGATTAAGTTGGAGTACAAAAGGAATAGTTTGGCTCCCGATCAAAACTCTGGGGCTATTCGGAAACAGTTTAAGACAGACTCGGAGAAAAAGGTGTTCTCCCCGGAAAACCCTTGTACAG TTGAGAGGACCAAGGCGTTGCCAACCAAGCCCTACCGAGATAAAACGGAACTGCAGCTGCAGCCCCGCATGGACAGGAGAAACAACCGACTGTGGTTCCAAAATAAGATGGGTGACGTCATACTGCTGGAAGAACACGACATGGAGGAGGTCTTTGAAACTAAGCTTTAG